One Glaciihabitans arcticus DNA window includes the following coding sequences:
- a CDS encoding Sir2 family NAD-dependent protein deacetylase: protein MTQQTIPAATPHTAALDAAIELLDGREVAVLTGAGLSTDSGIPDYRGEGAPVRNPMTFSQYLSDVEYRKRYWAGSHLGWKRFAGSAPNAGHLALAELENGGVINGVITQNVDGLHLRAGSQRVVDLHGSMDRVTCLQCSQMYARADIAARLTAANPWLERGDDLALNPDGDVQIESYDDFVVPDCSVCGGVLKPDVVFFGEFVPLERFSEATALVQRAEALVIAGSSLVVNSGIRLLEKATRRKVPVIIINRGITKGDSRAAVKIEAGTSETLAAFVERLVH, encoded by the coding sequence ATGACGCAGCAGACCATTCCCGCAGCAACCCCGCACACTGCGGCTCTCGATGCCGCCATCGAACTCCTGGACGGGCGTGAGGTCGCGGTTCTCACCGGGGCGGGCCTCAGCACGGATTCGGGAATCCCCGACTATCGCGGCGAGGGTGCGCCCGTGCGCAACCCGATGACCTTCTCGCAGTACCTTTCCGACGTCGAGTACCGCAAGCGATACTGGGCGGGCAGCCATCTGGGCTGGAAGCGTTTCGCGGGCTCCGCCCCGAACGCCGGCCACCTCGCCCTCGCCGAGCTGGAGAACGGCGGCGTGATCAACGGCGTCATCACCCAGAACGTGGACGGCCTGCACCTGCGCGCCGGATCCCAGCGTGTTGTCGACCTGCACGGCTCGATGGATCGCGTCACCTGCCTGCAGTGCAGCCAGATGTACGCGCGCGCCGACATCGCGGCTCGACTGACCGCGGCCAACCCGTGGCTCGAGCGCGGTGACGATCTCGCCCTCAATCCCGACGGCGACGTGCAGATCGAGAGCTACGACGATTTCGTGGTGCCGGACTGCAGCGTGTGCGGCGGGGTGCTCAAGCCCGATGTCGTGTTCTTCGGCGAGTTCGTGCCGCTCGAACGCTTCAGTGAGGCCACGGCTCTCGTGCAGCGCGCCGAGGCGCTCGTGATCGCCGGTTCCTCGCTCGTCGTGAACTCGGGCATCCGCCTGCTCGAGAAGGCCACCCGTCGCAAGGTTCCGGTCATCATCATCAACCGCGGCATCACCAAGGGCGACAGCCGCGCTGCCGTTAAGATCGAAGCCGGAACGTCGGAGACCCTCGCCGCCTTTGTGGAGCGACTGGTCCACTAG
- a CDS encoding histidine phosphatase family protein translates to MTLIYLVRHGETDWNLARRIQGSTDIDLNDTGRAQALATGRLLARRDWDAIVSSPLSRARETAQIIAAEVGLGEPELVPALAERQYGAAEGLDYTQIDALFPGDTEVPGRETREEVTDRVLPAIVALAEAHPDKAIIVVSHGGVIRSVLSEIAPDDYQARDGRIRNGSIHSFAHTDGTLDLIMFDDPIEIESLDCATDDLVDQNALESREAR, encoded by the coding sequence ATGACCCTGATCTACCTCGTGCGCCACGGCGAGACCGACTGGAATCTCGCGCGTCGCATCCAGGGCTCGACCGACATCGACCTGAACGACACCGGTCGCGCGCAGGCCCTCGCCACGGGGCGCCTGCTCGCCCGCCGCGACTGGGACGCCATCGTCTCGAGCCCGCTCTCCCGCGCCCGGGAGACCGCGCAGATCATCGCCGCCGAGGTCGGGCTCGGTGAGCCGGAACTGGTGCCTGCTCTCGCCGAGCGCCAGTACGGCGCCGCGGAAGGGCTCGACTACACGCAGATCGACGCGCTGTTCCCGGGCGACACCGAGGTGCCCGGGCGGGAGACGCGCGAGGAGGTCACCGACCGGGTGCTGCCCGCGATCGTCGCCCTCGCCGAAGCGCACCCGGACAAGGCCATCATCGTGGTGAGCCACGGCGGAGTGATCCGTTCGGTTCTGTCCGAGATCGCCCCCGACGACTACCAGGCGCGCGACGGCCGCATCCGCAACGGTTCGATCCACAGCTTCGCGCACACCGACGGCACCCTCGACCTGATCATGTTCGATGACCCGATCGAGATCGAGTCCCTCGACTGCGCGACCGACGATCTCGTCGACCAGAACGCGCTCGAATCGCGCGAGGCTCGGTAG
- a CDS encoding alpha/beta fold hydrolase, which translates to MTVHSPFASLLDELEITTDVVTVLGSETHYWVYGPEDAEVTIVVAHGYRGEHHGLEPVIAQFRGVRIIGPDMPGFGDSTPLTEVGHDIPGYAAWLGQFIEALGLTGRSIILGHSFGSIISTWGVANGLLSTEKLVLVNPIAASALEGPNAFLTRLTMAFYAFSMKLPRRTGEWMLRHWVIVQFMSSALTRTRDRELRRWIHDQHHTYFGNFADRETVVDAFNASVSMDISTVGANIDVPTLLIGAEHDSITSVAQLEELQAMMPNATLHVIPDVGHLIHYEKAHVAARYIVDFLGQGSVVDEPPIKA; encoded by the coding sequence ATGACTGTTCACTCGCCTTTTGCCTCCCTGCTCGACGAACTCGAGATCACCACCGACGTCGTTACTGTGCTCGGCAGCGAGACCCACTACTGGGTCTACGGGCCCGAAGACGCCGAGGTCACCATCGTCGTCGCGCACGGCTACCGCGGCGAACACCACGGCCTCGAGCCGGTCATCGCGCAGTTCCGGGGCGTGCGGATCATCGGTCCCGACATGCCGGGCTTCGGGGATTCGACGCCGCTCACCGAGGTGGGCCACGACATCCCGGGCTATGCGGCCTGGCTCGGCCAGTTCATCGAGGCACTCGGCCTGACCGGAAGGTCGATCATTCTCGGGCACTCCTTCGGCTCGATCATCTCGACCTGGGGCGTCGCGAACGGACTGCTCTCGACCGAGAAGCTCGTGCTGGTCAACCCGATCGCGGCCTCCGCGCTCGAGGGCCCGAACGCCTTCCTCACCCGTCTGACCATGGCTTTCTACGCGTTCTCGATGAAACTGCCCCGTCGCACGGGGGAGTGGATGCTGCGCCACTGGGTGATCGTGCAGTTCATGAGCTCGGCGCTCACCCGCACGCGCGACCGCGAGCTGCGCCGCTGGATCCACGACCAGCACCACACCTACTTCGGCAACTTCGCCGACCGCGAGACCGTCGTGGACGCCTTCAACGCCTCGGTCAGCATGGACATCAGCACCGTCGGCGCGAACATCGATGTGCCCACCCTGCTCATTGGCGCGGAGCACGACTCGATCACGTCGGTCGCCCAGCTCGAGGAACTGCAGGCAATGATGCCGAACGCGACACTGCACGTGATTCCGGATGTCGGTCACCTCATCCACTACGAAAAGGCACACGTCGCCGCGCGCTACATCGTCGACTTCCTCGGCCAGGGAAGCGTCGTCGACGAGCCCCCAATCAAAGCCTGA